Below is a window of Pirellulales bacterium DNA.
GGCGGCAACCTTGTATCGCTTGAGCGCCTCTTCGTAATTGCCTTCGCGGAACGCCAAATCGGCTTCGTTGTAGTTGTGGCGCGCGATTTCTTCGTCGGGCCCGCGCCCGGACAGAATCTTGAATTTTTCGCCCACGCGCTTCGGCGCCGTCGCCTCGGTCATGCGTTCAAACCAATTCAGCTTCGGCGGCTCTTTGTCCAACAAGGTAGGGTCGACATCGGCCGGATCGTAGTTGTACGGGCCTGGTGTCGTGGCCGTGGTCGTCGCAGGTGCAGCGGCCGCCGCCGGATTGGCGGCAACCGGTGAGTAGGGCGTCAGAGGGCCCTCGACCGACGTAATCTGCTTCGTGCTGGTGCATCCGCACAGCGCGCAGAGCGCTACCACGAGCAGTGCCGTCAGGTACTTGTGGAAAACACCGTGCATGCCGACTTCCGTGTCCACTACTACCGGTACATTCTCAATCCCCTGCGCCGTTGCAGGCGCTCGAGGCGTGCGGGCCATTGCTGGCAGATTGTCACTCCTCTGCGGACCACACCCCTCCCACCGGAGAAGGGGTACATAAGCATCGCGTCTAAGTCGCCTTCGTCGCCAGGTAACTGTGCATGCGCAGTTTTTTTCCCAACAGGTTGCACATGTATTGATTCATCAGGCCGCGCAGCTCGCCAGCGATCGCACGCTCGAGCGGCTGGTTTTGCCCGCCGTCGTTCTGAGGGTCCGCCAATTTCTGCAGCGCCGTCAGTGCCGCCGCGCTGACGGAAACAATTTGTCTCTTACCAGGTCGGCACGTCGTGCATAACACTCCTCCCGCCAATTGACCAAACGACACACGCGACGTGGCTGCGATCAGTCGGCCGCACTCTGCGCAATTCGCCAGCGCAGGTTGGTGACCCAGGATTCGTAGCGCCGTCATTTCCCACCGCAAAACGACACCATCCACGGGCCCAATCCTTTGCGCCAGCGCGACGAGTGTTTCGTCAGCGGCATCAAAGAGATCGGGTTGTGGATCAGAATCGTCGGTGAGTTCGTTCAGCAATTCAGCGACGTAGTAGCCCGCATACAGATTTGACAGGTCGTGATTCGCCGGCCGAAAGCGCCGCTCAAGCTTGGCTTCGGTCAGCAAATCGAGGGCTTCGGACGATTTGCGGAGGAAGACTAGCCGACACAACGACAGCAGGTCAAGGGCAGACTCGAACGGACCCTTGGGCCGTCGGGCTCCCTTGGCCAGCCCGCGTATCTTGCCGAAATCGCGGGTAAATAGCGTAACTACGCTGCTGGATTCGCTGAACTCAACCACCCGTAATACCAGCGCGAGCGTCTTTTCCGCAGACATGGTGGCTTACGCTGTTTCACGCTCTGGAGGGATCGAGCACTTCGATCCGCACACGTTCGATTCGCCGGCGAGTCACGTCGATGACGGTCAAGCGAACGTCATCAACGGTGATCGTCTCACCCACGGCGGGGATATGACCAAGATGGCTGAAGACGAAGCCGCCGATGGTGTCAAAGTCGCCATCGTCTGGCAGGTGAGTCCCTAGCCGTTCGTTGACTTCGTCGATGCGTACGCGGGCGAGCGCCTCGGCCGTGCGGTCGTCGATGCTTTTGATGACTTCCAAGTCGTCCTCGTCGTACTCGTCGACGATTTCGCCGACAATTTCTTCCAGGACGTCTTCGATCGTGACCACGCCCGATACGCCCCCGAACTCGTCGAGGACCACCGCCATATGGTTGCGGTTCTGCTGGAACTCTTGCAGCAATTCGTCCAGCCGCTTGGACTCGGGCACGAATGCCGCCGGCCGCAACAGCTCCACGACATTTGCCGCGCGGCTTTCCGGCGACTTCATCAACTCCGGCAAAAGGTCCTTCATGTGCAGGATGCCGATGATGTCGTCCCGATTCTTGTCGAACACCGGAATCCGCGTATGACCGGAAGAAATCGCGAACCTGACAGCCTCTTCCAGCGACAAGCTCGCTCGCATCGAAAGCATGTACGTTCGTGGGGTCATTACCTGGGCCACTTCGGCATCGCCCAATTGGATGACTCCCTCGATCATTTCCCGCGCGTCTTCTTCCAGCAAGCCATCGCGATGGCCATCGGCCAACAGCGCGCGGGCGTCCCCTTCGAGCGTTTGATCCGAGTGTGTTGTGGGTCGGCGACCTGCAGCCTTCAGCGTCAGTCGCTCGATCTGCTGCGCCGCGATGACCAACGGAGCCAGCACGTGGCTCACTGAGCGCCACAGGGGCCAAGTCGCAATGACAAACGTAGTTCCCCAAACCCGCGCCACGGTCGCCGGGATCCAGGCGTCTGCGATGACGAGCAGCAGCCCGGCCGAAATTGCCACTGCCGCGAACTGTGTCCATCGGCTGCTTTCAGCCAACGCCGGCCAACTGAACAAAATCATGGCCAGGGCAGAAACGAATATCGCCTGACAGATCAACAGCAGACATTCGGCCCCCAGCGCCACCCGATGCTGCCCGAGCATGATCTCTCGCGCCAGAGGCTCGCATTTTCGTCGACGGCAGGCTTCGTCCAATTCGGGGCGCGATAAGCCGCGCAGCGAACGCGCGCCGGTCGCAGCAGAGCCGCCGACCAACAGGCTGGCGACGGCCCACAAGATTGTGGTGCCAGAGGTCACGGGAGGCATCCTTCCGCGAGCGGTTGCGGCATCTTCCCGCATGTGTCGGCGGCCGGCGGCGCGGAGTCGCGCACCGGGTGACTCAGACCGAACAGGGCCAGATAGCGAGTCTCTTCCATGCGCATGCGGGCGGCGTCGGTCGCCGTGTGGTCGTCGTAGCCGATTAAGTGCAGCGACCCGTGAATGACGTAGAGCAGCAGTTCATCCTCGGCCGACCAGCCATACTGCGGTGCCGTGTCGGCCGCCATGTCGCCGCTGACGATAATCTCGCCGCCGAGGCTCTCCTGGTCGTCTTCGAGTACGAAGCTGAGAACGTCCGTCGGATAGTCGTGGTCCAGGTAGCGGCGGTTCAAGGTATGGATCGTGGCGTTATCGACCACGGCGAGGCTTATCGTGGCGCGCTGCCGGCTGCCGGAACCGACGACGGCGGCAATCGCCGTTCGCAAGCGCTCCTCGTCAATCGGCACGCGGGTCTGCTCGTCGGTGACGTCGATGTGAATCACGGGCCGATAAAGTAAGCAGTGTTAGTGAGGCTCGCAAAACATGCCCACAAAGGCAGTCATGCCGTCGCTCAGGCCGTGCGTTGATCGGGGTACTTGACCCGACCATGGTACACGGCCGTGAGGGATTTTATCAAACTATCCTCGACGATGCGCAATTGCTTGAGCGTCAAACCGCACTCGTCGAATTGGCCGTCCAGCAGCCGCTTCATGGCGATATCTTCGACCAGCCCCTCAATGCGCGCCGGCGTTGGTTCGACCAAAGCCCGGGCGGCACTTTCCACGGCGTCGGCCAGCATTAGCACCGCGGCCTCGCGCGTTTGAGGCTTGGGGCCGGGATAGCGGAAGGCCTCCTCCTGCACGCAGCCGCCGTTGGGATTCGTTTCGCTCTGTTGGCTCGCCCGCCGATAGAAATACTCGACCAAGGTCGTGCCGTGGTGCTGCTCGATAAAGTCGACGACCGGTTCGGGCAGATGGTGCTGCCGAGCGAGATCGGCACCGTCCTTGACGTGCGCGATGATGATCAGTGTGCTCATGGCGGGCACCAGCGAGTCGTGGCGGTTTGCCTCGCCTCCCTGATTCTCGACGAAGTAGCCTGGCTTGAGCATCTTGCCGATGTCGTGGAAGTAGGCACCCACGCGCACCAGCAAGCGACGAGCGCCGATCGCTTCGGCCGCGGCCTCGGCGATCGAGGCCACATTGATCGAATGGTTGTAAGTTCCCGGCGCGCGGCGCACCAGTTCTTGCAGCAGCGGATGCGATGCGTCGCCCAATTCCAACAAGCTGATATCGGTCAGCACGCCGAACACGCTTTCGATGAACGGCAGCAGACCCGTCACAAAAAAGCCGGCCGCGAATGCCCACAACGAGTGCCGAATGGAAATGTTCCAGAGCGGCTCGGCCAGCGATTGACCTTCCAGCAGGCCGGTCATCAGTGATAGCGCGAGTGTGGCCAGACCGGTAACAAAGCCGACCTTGATCAATTTGCTGCGGCTGCGGATGCG
It encodes the following:
- the ybeY gene encoding rRNA maturation RNase YbeY, whose translation is MIHIDVTDEQTRVPIDEERLRTAIAAVVGSGSRQRATISLAVVDNATIHTLNRRYLDHDYPTDVLSFVLEDDQESLGGEIIVSGDMAADTAPQYGWSAEDELLLYVIHGSLHLIGYDDHTATDAARMRMEETRYLALFGLSHPVRDSAPPAADTCGKMPQPLAEGCLP
- a CDS encoding hemolysin family protein translates to MTSGTTILWAVASLLVGGSAATGARSLRGLSRPELDEACRRRKCEPLAREIMLGQHRVALGAECLLLICQAIFVSALAMILFSWPALAESSRWTQFAAVAISAGLLLVIADAWIPATVARVWGTTFVIATWPLWRSVSHVLAPLVIAAQQIERLTLKAAGRRPTTHSDQTLEGDARALLADGHRDGLLEEDAREMIEGVIQLGDAEVAQVMTPRTYMLSMRASLSLEEAVRFAISSGHTRIPVFDKNRDDIIGILHMKDLLPELMKSPESRAANVVELLRPAAFVPESKRLDELLQEFQQNRNHMAVVLDEFGGVSGVVTIEDVLEEIVGEIVDEYDEDDLEVIKSIDDRTAEALARVRIDEVNERLGTHLPDDGDFDTIGGFVFSHLGHIPAVGETITVDDVRLTVIDVTRRRIERVRIEVLDPSRA
- the recO gene encoding DNA repair protein RecO, with product MSAEKTLALVLRVVEFSESSSVVTLFTRDFGKIRGLAKGARRPKGPFESALDLLSLCRLVFLRKSSEALDLLTEAKLERRFRPANHDLSNLYAGYYVAELLNELTDDSDPQPDLFDAADETLVALAQRIGPVDGVVLRWEMTALRILGHQPALANCAECGRLIAATSRVSFGQLAGGVLCTTCRPGKRQIVSVSAAALTALQKLADPQNDGGQNQPLERAIAGELRGLMNQYMCNLLGKKLRMHSYLATKAT
- a CDS encoding HDIG domain-containing protein: MCLLTAVLLLAVTKAWEPPFLYRVGDVLSQDIALVIPVAVEDQPKSPELVRAGETLTPETIQLLKLNHTHEVSRLSRAHGVIRSLATLGMIFALYSLCGYFIYHQDRRLLNDLRRFATLLLLVIVSAAMACWAWPYPWRAEIVPVLIFGMTCGIAYKRELSLLLSTSLLVFLGLVAGYPLGEFVVLVGAAATSILLLGRIRSRSKLIKVGFVTGLATLALSLMTGLLEGQSLAEPLWNISIRHSLWAFAAGFFVTGLLPFIESVFGVLTDISLLELGDASHPLLQELVRRAPGTYNHSINVASIAEAAAEAIGARRLLVRVGAYFHDIGKMLKPGYFVENQGGEANRHDSLVPAMSTLIIIAHVKDGADLARQHHLPEPVVDFIEQHHGTTLVEYFYRRASQQSETNPNGGCVQEEAFRYPGPKPQTREAAVLMLADAVESAARALVEPTPARIEGLVEDIAMKRLLDGQFDECGLTLKQLRIVEDSLIKSLTAVYHGRVKYPDQRTA